Proteins co-encoded in one Pyxidicoccus xibeiensis genomic window:
- a CDS encoding chemotaxis protein CheW — MSAPNEKAARSSYLSFVIAGEEYAVGILRVREIIEHCPITRVPGMPPAVQGVINLRGSVVPVVDLAVKFGLPPRPVTRWSCFVIVEASLDGQQTAIGLLTDSVSEVLELGVDDIEAPPAFGTRVRLDFLLGMGRQNDKFIMLLDLDRLLSVAELLSLATVAAESSALELPATPPAEPAAEAPMKG, encoded by the coding sequence ATGAGCGCCCCCAACGAGAAGGCCGCACGCTCCAGCTACCTCAGCTTCGTCATCGCGGGCGAGGAGTACGCCGTGGGCATCCTGCGCGTGCGCGAAATCATCGAGCACTGCCCCATCACCCGCGTCCCCGGCATGCCTCCCGCCGTGCAGGGCGTCATCAACCTGCGCGGCAGCGTGGTGCCGGTGGTGGACCTGGCCGTGAAGTTCGGCCTGCCCCCCCGGCCGGTGACGCGCTGGTCCTGCTTCGTCATCGTCGAGGCGTCGCTCGACGGCCAGCAGACCGCCATCGGATTGCTGACGGACTCGGTGAGCGAGGTGCTGGAGCTGGGGGTGGACGACATCGAGGCGCCCCCCGCCTTCGGCACCCGCGTGCGGCTGGACTTCCTGCTGGGCATGGGCCGGCAGAACGACAAGTTCATCATGCTGCTGGACCTGGACCGGCTGCTGTCGGTGGCGGAGCTGCTCAGCCTGGCGACGGTCGCCGCCGAGTCCTCCGCCCTGGAGCTGCCCGCCACGCCTCCCGCCGAGCCCGCGGCGGAGGCGCCGATGAAAGGCTGA
- a CDS encoding CheR family methyltransferase has protein sequence MTSPPAPRLSQRELALFQALVEKETGIHLSAAKDALVANRLTRRLRELGLPSFGAYYHYVTERGHEAEKVRMLDSLCTHETSFFREPQHFELLRQRILPEWAAEGAAGRRPRTLRVWSAACSTGEEPYSLAMCLLEAFPKGSGWSLEIVATDLSTWAVQRCEQGLWSLDRAATIPPPLLKAFMLKGVRSQEGLMKAGPELRGMMRFARVNLNSPGEWPQGPFDLVFCRNVLIYFGAEARSRVISGMFQRLPATGYFFLGHAESLIGVDADVRPVSANVYTPRASSTSRRGA, from the coding sequence ATGACGTCCCCCCCGGCACCTCGGCTCTCCCAGCGGGAGCTGGCGCTGTTCCAGGCCCTGGTGGAGAAGGAGACCGGAATCCATCTCTCCGCCGCCAAGGACGCGCTGGTGGCCAACCGGCTCACTCGCCGCCTGCGGGAGCTGGGGCTGCCCTCTTTCGGCGCCTACTATCACTACGTCACCGAGCGGGGGCACGAGGCGGAGAAGGTGCGGATGCTCGACAGCCTCTGCACGCACGAGACGTCCTTCTTCCGCGAGCCCCAGCACTTCGAGCTGCTGCGGCAGCGCATCCTCCCGGAGTGGGCCGCCGAGGGCGCCGCCGGCCGGAGGCCCCGGACGCTGCGCGTCTGGAGCGCGGCCTGCTCCACCGGCGAGGAGCCCTACTCACTCGCCATGTGCCTGCTGGAGGCGTTCCCCAAGGGCTCCGGCTGGAGCCTGGAAATCGTCGCCACGGACCTGTCCACCTGGGCGGTGCAGCGCTGCGAGCAGGGCCTGTGGAGCCTGGACCGCGCCGCCACCATCCCCCCGCCGCTGCTCAAGGCCTTCATGCTCAAGGGCGTGCGCAGCCAGGAGGGGCTGATGAAGGCCGGACCGGAGCTGCGCGGGATGATGCGCTTCGCCCGCGTCAACCTGAACTCCCCGGGCGAGTGGCCCCAGGGCCCCTTCGACCTCGTCTTCTGCCGCAACGTGCTCATCTACTTCGGCGCGGAGGCCCGCAGCCGCGTCATCTCCGGGATGTTCCAGCGCCTGCCGGCGACGGGCTACTTCTTCCTCGGCCACGCGGAGAGCCTGATTGGCGTCGACGCCGACGTGAGACCCGTGAGCGCGAACGTGTACACGCCACGGGCCTCCAGCACCTCCCGGCGGGGCGCCTGA
- a CDS encoding SDR family NAD(P)-dependent oxidoreductase: MARHPASRVARTLGLAAGAGLLLSAAARRARRIDLKGRVVVVTGGARGLGFAIARAFLQRGCRLAICGRDGGSVERAVEALRSEGADVFGAPCDATDAQQVRAFVEQVLARFGTIDVLVNNAGQCFAGPASQLEAETVEKALRGIFWVQFHPTMAVLPHMRSRRFGRIVNITSIAGKLPVAHQAAYTAGKHALTGWSETLAIELEREGIRVSTLTPPPLRNGAPLNVHFNGSAEEEFLWFTRVLTSRLATTTADRTARAVVDAAEHGDRERTISAISWLGARVQGVSPNLMTGFMALLERWQPPQGALGETSKMRPGHEVVATSQDARVHTLAAAAREDERRYLPSQA, translated from the coding sequence ATGGCGAGGCATCCGGCATCACGTGTGGCACGCACGCTGGGACTGGCGGCGGGAGCGGGACTGCTCCTGTCGGCCGCGGCGCGGCGGGCCCGGCGCATCGACCTGAAGGGGCGCGTGGTGGTGGTGACGGGGGGCGCCCGGGGGCTGGGGTTCGCCATTGCCCGCGCGTTCCTCCAGCGGGGCTGCAGGCTGGCCATCTGCGGCCGTGACGGGGGCTCGGTGGAACGGGCGGTGGAAGCGCTCCGGAGCGAGGGGGCCGACGTGTTCGGCGCGCCCTGTGACGCCACCGACGCGCAGCAGGTCCGCGCCTTCGTCGAGCAGGTCCTCGCGCGCTTCGGCACCATCGACGTGCTGGTGAACAACGCCGGCCAGTGCTTCGCGGGGCCCGCGTCCCAGCTGGAGGCCGAGACTGTCGAGAAGGCCCTGCGCGGCATCTTCTGGGTGCAGTTCCACCCGACGATGGCCGTCCTGCCGCACATGCGCTCACGCCGCTTCGGGCGCATCGTCAACATCACCTCCATCGCCGGCAAGCTGCCCGTGGCGCACCAGGCGGCGTACACCGCCGGCAAGCACGCGCTGACGGGCTGGTCGGAGACGCTCGCCATCGAGCTGGAGCGTGAAGGCATCCGGGTCAGCACCCTCACGCCTCCTCCGCTGCGCAACGGCGCGCCGCTGAACGTCCACTTCAACGGGTCCGCGGAAGAGGAGTTCCTCTGGTTCACCCGGGTGCTGACCTCCCGGCTGGCGACGACGACCGCAGACCGCACGGCGCGCGCCGTCGTGGACGCCGCCGAGCACGGGGACCGGGAGCGGACCATCTCCGCCATCTCCTGGCTCGGGGCGCGGGTGCAGGGGGTGTCGCCGAACCTCATGACGGGCTTCATGGCCCTGCTGGAGCGCTGGCAGCCGCCCCAGGGCGCCCTCGGCGAGACATCGAAGATGCGCCCGGGCCACGAGGTGGTGGCAACCAGCCAGGACGCGCGGGTCCACACGCTGGCGGCCGCGGCGCGCGAGGACGAGCGGCGCTACCTGCCTTCCCAGGCCTGA
- a CDS encoding mucoidy inhibitor MuiA family protein: MLLLGLGLVASSVLHATADAPITAVTVYSDRARVVRTATLTLSGTQRVELPRLPDLVDPESIRVEAQGAEVSSVDVRPASAPPFPRQEATKLLATLDGLDDTIARVEAERAALALQLAALRRVQPVPPDVSNGTDARTSSVAPATWGASASFLVDTAAKLEARMLELEDRVLAMKDERTRRLDDAARLGELPRKPGIEVAVSLTGTGPTTVRLSYLIAQRVRWYPRYELQLQPEQQRVQVAFSGRVSQDTGEDWERAKLTLSTALPSNATELPRLATWKLGTTERFIPEPRRQEELTSPPPPLPPRTPAPDLEFELRKQLLARAGKPAQQPEPGPEQQPVAARPSAPQSANAQAQPSSSAQSRGGTIGSRDGTLLGTVIDAQSRQPVPDVVITATSPSIAGEETVVSDAQGHYRVPFLSAGIYTLRFEKEQFKPYARSDIQLRARRTVRVNVELLPESLGEVVEISGAPPSIDVGSSSTETSISLHGSSGGYGGYSEPPEPVVDSYVGLSPPPAWQPPVLDADLPASLAGGYDLAFTAPRLETVRSGESERVVPLLIESWPVQVERHVFPALATDAFLVAQLKSPSRGVLPGGEASLFVGADPAGTALLKLVVPGEPFTLPLGVDPAVRTARNVRIVQSKEGFISKDDLNTYEVTLEVPNPYSFPMQVRVVDQWPLSQDGKVEVKLVRTAPAARQDEKTGELQWDLVVPPSSKKTVSFEYSLRRPQHWQLTQSP, from the coding sequence ATGCTCCTCCTCGGACTCGGACTGGTGGCGTCGAGCGTCCTGCACGCCACCGCTGATGCGCCCATCACCGCTGTGACGGTCTACAGCGACAGGGCCCGCGTGGTGCGGACCGCCACCCTCACCCTCTCCGGCACCCAGCGGGTGGAGCTGCCCCGGCTGCCGGACCTCGTGGACCCGGAGTCCATCCGCGTCGAAGCGCAGGGCGCGGAGGTCTCCTCCGTGGACGTGCGGCCCGCCAGCGCGCCGCCCTTCCCTCGGCAGGAGGCGACGAAGCTGCTCGCCACGCTGGACGGGCTGGATGACACCATCGCCCGCGTGGAGGCCGAGCGCGCGGCCCTCGCGCTGCAGCTCGCCGCGCTCCGCCGGGTCCAGCCGGTGCCGCCAGATGTCAGCAACGGCACGGATGCGAGGACGTCCTCCGTGGCCCCGGCCACCTGGGGTGCCTCGGCCTCCTTCCTCGTCGACACCGCCGCGAAGCTGGAGGCGCGGATGCTCGAGCTGGAGGACCGGGTCCTCGCGATGAAGGACGAGCGCACGCGTCGGCTCGACGACGCCGCCCGCCTGGGCGAGCTGCCGCGCAAGCCCGGCATCGAGGTGGCCGTCTCCCTGACCGGCACCGGGCCGACGACGGTGCGGCTCTCGTACCTCATTGCCCAGCGCGTCCGCTGGTACCCGCGCTACGAGCTCCAGCTCCAGCCGGAGCAGCAGCGCGTGCAGGTGGCCTTCTCCGGCCGCGTCAGCCAGGACACGGGCGAGGACTGGGAGCGCGCGAAGCTCACGCTGAGCACCGCCCTGCCGTCCAACGCCACCGAGCTGCCCAGGCTCGCCACCTGGAAGCTCGGCACCACCGAGCGCTTCATCCCGGAGCCGCGGCGCCAGGAGGAGCTCACCAGCCCGCCCCCGCCGCTGCCCCCGCGCACGCCCGCGCCGGACCTGGAGTTCGAGCTGCGCAAGCAGCTCCTGGCCCGCGCCGGCAAGCCCGCGCAGCAACCGGAGCCGGGGCCGGAACAGCAGCCGGTGGCCGCCAGGCCGTCCGCGCCGCAGTCCGCGAACGCCCAGGCGCAGCCTTCTTCCTCCGCCCAGAGCCGGGGCGGCACCATCGGGAGCCGCGACGGCACCCTCCTGGGCACCGTCATCGATGCCCAGAGCCGGCAGCCGGTGCCTGACGTCGTCATCACCGCGACCTCTCCGTCGATAGCGGGGGAGGAGACCGTGGTGTCGGACGCCCAGGGCCACTACCGCGTCCCGTTCTTGTCCGCCGGAATCTATACGCTGCGGTTCGAGAAGGAGCAGTTCAAGCCCTACGCCCGCTCCGACATCCAGCTCCGAGCGCGCCGCACCGTCCGCGTGAACGTGGAGCTGCTGCCGGAGAGCCTCGGCGAGGTGGTGGAGATTTCCGGCGCGCCGCCCTCCATCGACGTGGGGAGCAGCTCCACGGAGACGAGCATCTCGCTCCATGGCTCGTCGGGCGGGTACGGCGGCTACTCCGAGCCGCCCGAGCCCGTCGTGGACAGCTACGTGGGGCTCTCGCCGCCGCCGGCCTGGCAGCCGCCGGTGCTGGACGCGGACCTGCCGGCCTCGCTCGCGGGCGGCTACGACCTGGCCTTCACCGCGCCGCGCCTGGAGACGGTGCGCAGCGGCGAGTCCGAGCGCGTGGTGCCCCTGCTCATCGAGTCCTGGCCCGTGCAGGTGGAGCGCCACGTCTTCCCGGCCCTCGCCACGGATGCGTTCCTCGTGGCCCAGCTCAAGAGCCCGTCGCGCGGCGTGCTGCCCGGCGGTGAGGCCTCGCTCTTCGTCGGCGCGGACCCGGCCGGCACCGCCCTGCTCAAGCTCGTCGTCCCGGGCGAGCCCTTCACGCTGCCGCTCGGCGTGGACCCCGCCGTGCGCACCGCGCGCAACGTCCGCATCGTCCAGTCCAAGGAGGGCTTCATCTCCAAGGACGACCTCAACACCTACGAAGTCACGCTGGAGGTGCCCAATCCGTACTCCTTCCCCATGCAGGTGCGCGTGGTGGACCAGTGGCCGCTGAGCCAGGACGGCAAGGTGGAGGTGAAGCTGGTGCGCACGGCGCCCGCCGCCCGCCAGGACGAGAAGACCGGCGAGCTGCAGTGGGACCTGGTGGTGCCGCCGTCCAGCAAGAAGACCGTCTCCTTCGAGTACTCCCTGCGCCGCCCGCAGCACTGGCAGCTGACCCAGAGCCCGTGA
- a CDS encoding mucoidy inhibitor MuiA family protein, producing the protein MTLLPLTLVALATTSQVSSVVIYPDRAQVTRAQSVTCGGATTAVFDHLPQAASRDSFRARATGATLEGLTAEPRTLAETLEPERKKWEDRGLELDREQVVLDAAARQAKELERLSQGFTEVAVARITGELTGPKQDTRPWASAFDSATAVRLRAVKEERDVAEKQRALQQRQAEVDAELTRLKTLGERSEQRVEVRLSCPEGAQVRVELTYLVGGTSWTPLYEARAEEGAGIVELTSLATVRQATGEDWAGAKLFLSTALPRQDATPPEVAPLYVSAWKRPKERKVLVRRDEQQQHAEGGVEGPEAEGQGLRVASQGLSVQWEAQEATRVPGDGTAVRVRLGRHRLKADFSWRTVPKLHPVVFRVARLGNTTPFPLLPGPLSVFRNTGFLGHQRLARVAKGAPFELTFGLEEGLRVKRTVVEEVQRPKGLFGGKQRFRYVYRFQLDNLRGRKETVELSEHIPVSELSDVKVELGPESTAGYTLAAADGIVTWKVALAPGEQRQVDLVFHVDAPSSYDTGRL; encoded by the coding sequence ATGACCCTGTTGCCTTTGACTCTCGTCGCGCTCGCCACCACGTCCCAGGTCTCCTCTGTCGTCATCTATCCGGACCGCGCGCAGGTGACTCGCGCGCAGTCGGTGACGTGCGGCGGCGCCACCACCGCCGTCTTCGACCACCTGCCCCAGGCGGCCTCCCGGGACAGCTTCCGCGCCCGCGCCACCGGGGCCACCCTGGAGGGGCTCACCGCGGAGCCGCGGACGCTGGCCGAGACGCTGGAGCCCGAGCGAAAGAAGTGGGAGGACCGCGGCCTGGAGCTGGACCGCGAGCAGGTGGTGCTGGATGCCGCCGCCCGGCAGGCGAAGGAGCTGGAGCGGCTGTCCCAGGGCTTCACGGAGGTGGCCGTGGCCCGCATCACCGGCGAGCTCACCGGGCCGAAGCAGGACACGCGGCCCTGGGCCTCGGCCTTCGACTCGGCGACGGCGGTGCGCCTGCGCGCGGTGAAGGAGGAGCGGGACGTGGCGGAGAAGCAGCGCGCGCTCCAGCAGCGGCAGGCGGAGGTGGACGCGGAGCTGACGCGCCTGAAGACGCTGGGAGAGCGCAGCGAGCAGCGCGTGGAGGTGCGCCTGTCCTGCCCCGAGGGCGCGCAGGTCCGCGTGGAGCTGACGTACCTGGTGGGCGGCACGTCGTGGACGCCGCTCTACGAGGCGCGGGCGGAGGAAGGCGCGGGCATCGTGGAGCTGACGTCCCTGGCCACGGTGCGCCAGGCGACGGGCGAGGACTGGGCGGGCGCGAAGCTCTTCCTGTCCACCGCGCTGCCGCGCCAGGACGCGACGCCGCCGGAGGTCGCGCCGCTGTACGTCTCCGCGTGGAAGAGGCCGAAGGAGCGCAAGGTGCTGGTGCGGCGGGACGAGCAGCAGCAGCACGCGGAAGGAGGCGTGGAAGGCCCCGAGGCCGAGGGCCAGGGCCTGCGCGTCGCGTCCCAGGGGCTGTCGGTGCAGTGGGAGGCGCAGGAGGCGACGCGGGTGCCCGGCGACGGCACGGCGGTGCGGGTGCGCCTGGGCCGGCACCGGCTGAAGGCGGACTTCTCCTGGCGCACGGTGCCCAAGCTGCACCCGGTGGTCTTCCGCGTGGCGCGCCTGGGCAACACCACGCCCTTCCCGCTGCTGCCCGGCCCGCTCAGCGTCTTCCGGAACACGGGCTTCCTGGGCCACCAGCGGCTGGCACGGGTGGCGAAGGGCGCGCCCTTCGAGCTGACGTTCGGCCTGGAGGAGGGCCTGCGCGTGAAGCGCACGGTGGTGGAGGAGGTGCAGCGCCCCAAGGGCCTCTTCGGCGGCAAGCAGCGCTTCCGCTACGTCTACCGCTTCCAGCTCGACAACCTCCGCGGACGCAAGGAGACGGTGGAGCTGTCCGAGCACATCCCCGTGTCCGAGCTGAGCGACGTGAAGGTGGAGCTGGGGCCGGAGTCCACGGCCGGCTACACGCTCGCGGCGGCGGACGGCATCGTCACGTGGAAGGTGGCGCTGGCCCCGGGTGAGCAGCGCCAGGTGGACCTCGTCTTCCACGTGGACGCGCCCTCCAGCTACGACACCGGGAGGCTGTAG
- the blaPYX gene encoding PYX family subclass B1 metallo-beta-lactamase, with translation MMTPLPRLLLCAVLVFSGACASTPDRAAVAGASEYTVAEDIQVRRLAPGVWLHTTLSGEDFGRYPANGLVIEDGEGTVLVDMGWNARQGEQLVAWARDTLRRPVRAAVVTHFHLDRTGGVPALLAGGIPVYALAETVKLAAETGKPVPSHTVSQEGTVGPVEVFFPGAGHAGDNVVVWHRESGVLFGGCFVKDGEAKDLGNLSHADVAAWPASLDRTRQRFPEARVVVPGHGAPGGLELLTHTQSLLR, from the coding sequence ATGATGACTCCCCTCCCCCGACTCCTCCTCTGCGCCGTGCTCGTCTTCAGCGGTGCGTGTGCCTCCACACCGGACCGTGCTGCTGTCGCCGGGGCCAGCGAGTACACGGTGGCTGAAGACATCCAGGTCCGCCGGCTCGCGCCCGGCGTGTGGCTGCACACGACGCTGTCGGGGGAGGACTTCGGGCGCTACCCGGCGAACGGGCTGGTCATTGAGGACGGTGAGGGGACGGTCCTCGTGGACATGGGCTGGAATGCGCGGCAGGGCGAGCAGCTGGTGGCGTGGGCCCGGGACACCCTGCGGCGTCCGGTCCGCGCGGCCGTGGTGACACACTTCCACCTGGACCGGACGGGCGGCGTGCCCGCGCTCCTGGCCGGGGGAATTCCGGTGTACGCGCTGGCGGAGACGGTGAAGCTCGCGGCGGAGACGGGAAAGCCCGTGCCATCACACACGGTGTCCCAGGAAGGAACTGTCGGGCCCGTGGAGGTCTTCTTCCCCGGTGCGGGGCATGCGGGGGACAACGTGGTGGTGTGGCACCGCGAGAGCGGGGTGCTGTTCGGCGGCTGCTTCGTGAAGGACGGCGAGGCGAAGGACCTGGGCAACCTGTCGCACGCGGACGTGGCGGCGTGGCCGGCGAGCCTGGACCGCACGCGCCAGCGCTTCCCCGAGGCGAGGGTGGTGGTGCCCGGGCACGGGGCGCCTGGAGGGCTGGAGCTGCTGACGCATACGCAGTCACTGCTGCGCTGA
- a CDS encoding slipin family protein, translating into MSIMRVDVGQNERAFVLVDELPTRYLVPGRYWLVYPFRKVRLVRVSTEQPIVNLDTSLLALVPETDLQLVELGADERAVLFHKGRPVRWLGRGQHQVWTVERIPGRALVPATPSVRVERVDTSGVVTAPLRDDVRALVPASDYVEATAAEGSVVLRYVDGTLDAVLPAGRHAAWTVARKVQLAVIDLRERLLHVTGQEVMTKDRVTLRLNLSAAFRVADARRLAVVARSPDDVLYLAMQLAAREAVSVRTLDELLASRDEVAGSLFTDVKDRADTVGLELLRFGIKDVVLPGDMKELLNRVIQAQKEAEANVILRREETAATRSMAQTAKVLAENPLLVRLKELEAYKDLASKVGQVHLVLGEGAVPTLQLKGS; encoded by the coding sequence ATGAGCATCATGCGTGTGGATGTCGGGCAGAACGAGCGGGCGTTCGTCCTCGTGGACGAGCTGCCGACGCGCTACCTCGTGCCCGGCCGTTACTGGCTCGTGTACCCCTTCCGCAAGGTGCGGCTGGTGCGCGTGAGCACCGAGCAGCCCATCGTCAACCTCGACACGTCCCTGCTGGCCCTCGTGCCGGAGACGGACCTCCAGCTGGTGGAGCTCGGCGCCGACGAGCGCGCCGTCCTCTTCCACAAGGGCCGCCCCGTGCGGTGGCTCGGCCGCGGCCAGCACCAGGTGTGGACGGTGGAGCGCATCCCCGGCCGCGCCCTCGTGCCCGCGACGCCCTCCGTGCGCGTGGAGCGCGTGGACACGTCCGGCGTCGTCACCGCCCCGCTGCGCGACGACGTGCGCGCCCTGGTGCCCGCCAGCGACTACGTGGAGGCCACCGCCGCCGAGGGCAGCGTCGTGCTGCGCTACGTCGACGGCACGCTGGACGCCGTGCTCCCCGCGGGCCGCCACGCGGCCTGGACGGTGGCACGCAAGGTCCAGCTCGCCGTCATCGACCTGCGCGAGCGCCTGCTCCACGTCACCGGCCAGGAGGTGATGACCAAGGACCGCGTCACCCTGCGCCTCAACCTCTCCGCGGCCTTCCGCGTGGCGGACGCGCGCAGGCTCGCCGTGGTGGCCCGCTCGCCGGATGACGTCCTCTACCTCGCCATGCAGCTGGCGGCGCGCGAGGCCGTCTCCGTGCGCACGCTGGACGAGCTGCTCGCCTCGCGCGACGAGGTGGCGGGCAGCCTCTTCACCGACGTGAAGGACCGCGCCGACACCGTCGGCCTGGAGCTGCTGCGCTTCGGCATCAAGGACGTCGTCCTGCCGGGCGACATGAAGGAGCTGCTCAACCGCGTCATCCAGGCGCAGAAGGAGGCGGAGGCCAACGTCATCCTCCGCCGCGAGGAGACCGCCGCCACGCGCTCCATGGCACAGACGGCGAAGGTGCTGGCGGAGAACCCGCTGCTGGTGCGCCTCAAGGAGCTGGAGGCCTACAAGGACCTGGCGTCCAAGGTCGGCCAGGTGCACCTGGTGCTCGGCGAGGGCGCGGTGCCCACGCTGCAGCTCAAGGGCTCCTGA
- a CDS encoding acyl-CoA dehydrogenase has protein sequence MTSSSHYVPNLRDIEFNLFEFLDIGRTSLGRAPFGDLDETAARQMLQTFAQLCTSELASAFDEAEHHPPKLENGEVKLPPGLKKAMDSFFEAGMHLLEQPPHLGGLGAPPSLGWAAFELLAGANAALAFYTLGNLLARIIDRLGTDAQKRRFLPHMLERRWQGTMVLTEPDAGSDVGAARTKARPVGNGLWEIEGVKRFITNGDSDMSENIIHMVLARPEGGPPGTKGLSLFVVPKYWVEEDGSLGAHNGVVCTKLEKKMGLKGSVTCELTFGDGKPARGLLLGEVHDGMRQMFYIIEQARMAVGVKSMATLSAGYERALAFSKDRLQGADLMQARDKTAPRVPVFRHPDVRRMLMSQKAHAEGMRALCLFTASVQDGVELKGGHRATEAGELDALNDMLLPLVKGYCSEKVYEQLALSLQVHGGSGYLTDYPVEQYIRDQKIDTLYEGTTHIQALDLLMRKVARDGGATLQGLLAQVRETAEGTGGGKELEPERAALGRALGDVETMLGTLMGKLGESIYHVGLQGNRVLAAVAELVIGWLLVRHAQVALERMKSNPGDRAFYVGKLASARWYCHEVLPGLAHAARMVEQGTLDLMDVPEESF, from the coding sequence ATGACCTCCTCGAGCCACTACGTCCCCAACCTGCGCGACATCGAGTTCAACCTCTTCGAGTTCCTCGACATCGGACGGACGTCACTGGGCCGGGCGCCCTTCGGCGACCTGGACGAGACGGCCGCCCGGCAGATGCTGCAGACGTTCGCCCAGCTGTGTACGAGCGAGCTGGCCTCGGCCTTCGACGAGGCGGAGCACCACCCGCCGAAGCTGGAGAACGGCGAGGTGAAGCTGCCGCCGGGCCTGAAGAAGGCCATGGACTCCTTCTTCGAGGCGGGCATGCATCTGCTGGAGCAGCCGCCGCACCTGGGCGGCCTGGGCGCGCCGCCGTCGCTGGGCTGGGCGGCCTTCGAGCTGCTGGCGGGCGCCAACGCGGCGCTGGCCTTCTACACGCTGGGGAATCTGCTGGCGCGCATCATCGACCGGCTGGGGACGGACGCGCAGAAGCGCCGCTTCCTGCCGCACATGCTGGAGCGCCGCTGGCAGGGCACCATGGTGCTCACCGAGCCGGACGCCGGCAGCGACGTGGGCGCCGCGCGCACCAAGGCGCGCCCCGTGGGCAACGGCCTCTGGGAAATCGAGGGCGTGAAGCGCTTCATCACCAACGGCGACTCGGACATGTCCGAGAACATCATCCACATGGTGCTGGCGCGGCCGGAGGGTGGCCCCCCGGGCACCAAGGGCCTGTCGCTGTTCGTGGTGCCCAAGTACTGGGTGGAGGAGGACGGCAGCCTGGGTGCGCACAACGGCGTGGTGTGCACCAAGCTGGAGAAGAAGATGGGGCTGAAGGGCTCCGTCACCTGCGAGCTGACGTTCGGCGACGGCAAGCCCGCCCGCGGCCTGCTGCTGGGCGAGGTGCACGACGGCATGCGGCAGATGTTCTACATCATCGAGCAGGCGCGCATGGCGGTGGGCGTGAAGTCCATGGCCACGCTGTCCGCGGGCTATGAGCGCGCGCTGGCCTTCTCGAAGGACCGCCTGCAGGGCGCGGACCTGATGCAGGCGCGGGACAAGACGGCGCCGCGCGTGCCCGTCTTCCGCCACCCGGACGTGCGCCGCATGCTGATGTCCCAGAAGGCGCACGCGGAGGGCATGCGCGCGCTGTGCCTCTTCACCGCCTCCGTGCAGGACGGCGTGGAGCTGAAGGGCGGGCACCGCGCCACCGAGGCCGGCGAGCTGGACGCGCTCAACGACATGCTGCTGCCGCTGGTGAAGGGCTACTGCTCGGAGAAGGTGTACGAGCAGCTCGCGCTGTCACTCCAGGTGCACGGCGGCTCGGGCTACCTGACGGACTACCCGGTGGAGCAGTACATCCGGGACCAGAAAATCGACACGCTCTACGAGGGCACCACGCACATCCAGGCGCTGGATTTGCTGATGCGCAAGGTGGCGCGCGACGGCGGGGCGACGCTCCAGGGGCTGCTGGCCCAGGTGCGGGAGACGGCGGAGGGCACGGGCGGCGGGAAGGAGCTGGAGCCCGAGCGCGCCGCGCTGGGCCGGGCGCTGGGCGACGTGGAGACGATGCTCGGCACGCTGATGGGGAAGCTGGGCGAGTCCATCTACCACGTGGGCCTGCAGGGCAACCGCGTGCTGGCGGCGGTGGCGGAGCTCGTCATCGGCTGGCTGCTCGTGCGCCACGCGCAGGTGGCGCTGGAGCGGATGAAGAGCAACCCCGGTGACAGGGCCTTCTACGTGGGCAAGCTCGCCAGCGCCCGCTGGTACTGCCACGAGGTGCTCCCCGGCCTCGCCCACGCCGCGCGCATGGTGGAGCAGGGCACCCTGGACCTGATGGACGTGCCGGAAGAGTCGTTCTGA